One Acropora palmata chromosome 2, jaAcrPala1.3, whole genome shotgun sequence genomic window, tttgagaaacaggcttCAGAACGGGACTTCAACTCGGGtcaccagatttcaagtccaaCAACCTAAgcactcggccacgctgcctccaaCAAAGCAATAAGGCTACTAAACAGTGTGTATGAATTTTAGTATTgaataatttatgataatCAAAAGCAAACGCAGAATCGTTCAACGTGCTTGGAGAATTTAAGAACTTATTTGCCACAAACCTTCGGTTTCACAACCTTGCTGAGACAACAGATAACGAAATGGGAATTCAGGAGCCAAAAATTGATGCATGGCCGCTTGAAAAGGCGTCAATCGTTCATctgaaacagaaaacaatgaattttGAACCACCAAATCAAAACTAGgtgcattaaaaaaacaacaatgaccAGCACTTTTGAAATGATCGCTGAGTGGAAAGATGCTTCCATGTCGTTTATCAAAACCTCATCAGGAGGGCGACCTGGGACACCTAAGGCTGCTAATATGGAGTTCGCATTATCAGAGCAGTAAGGGTCGAAGGTAACCCTTTGCACGTAAACTGGGAGCTGAAAATGTGTATTGCACACTGGTAAGCGTGTTGTTGCGATCATCATCTTAGGACAAGgacctttttctttgtgtgAATGAAGCCTAAAATGATTCTGATCTTAGCACTCACTTGGGTTATATTGGAGAAGTCCCACAAGGAAACTAGAGAAAGCataatttcttgaattcaGGAGTTTCTTCATCATATTAGTGACACATAGGGACTTGTTGGATTCTGCAAAAAGGAAACATATTAGATGCTGGAAATTTTTCCGGCGAATGccaacaaaatgtacaaatggTGTATTGTCTTGTCTCGTCTCAAAGAGGAAGgtcacaaaattggcaatGGTGTACAATTAGCACATAAGAACCTGTGGAAAAAACTTTATACTAAACTCAAAGCACCTGAGTTTTGACCAACAAATTCAAGGAAGTCGTGAATGAATTTGCCAGATTGAAATGGATTCTTCGGGAAAGGACCAAAAACAGTTGTCACCTAGAAAAGAAAGTACAGGTAACCTTTTAGAACACATATGCATGCCACAAGCAATGCAAAGTCACCTCCTATTTCGTGAgcttggaataaataagcaaatGGGAACAATCTCGTTggacattttttttgccagtgcactattttaaaacaaaagtttggttttatcaaacgagttgataaatgttgaattaccaccgtggtaattcaacatttatcaactcgtttgataaaaccaaacttttgttttgatcccccccaccgacgcagcaccacagtttctttagaaactagacaCTGAGGGCAAATACAATATATTTAACTTTTACTTAAAATTGCCCCGGAAGAATCACGTGATTGATTACTCGATGATAACATTCAACAGCAGTTGTGTATTTTCACAAAGCAGCATCAAATTGACTTGGGCAAAACGTACGTGGCGGCTACTGACCTCTTTTAAtacttgcttttttgtttttccaagaAACAGGCACTCGCCAATATACAACTaaagagaaattgaaaatcaccATTTCAAAAGATTAGTATTTAAGTTTTCAATGAACGTTTTAGTATTTTATCACGGTGCATTTGAATTTTAAGCACGCAAAAAATGTCATGTTGTGGTATGTCTTTCATTCTCGTGATATCTTTTGGTCAACGGCTCTTCTACCTGGCAAACAGCCAACACTGTAGAGTGGGAATTAGACATTGTTCTGCGGAGAACAATCAAACACGCACCACTGCTCGGAGAAGGAAAAATACGGACAAAATTGACAAACATTGCACCAGTTACCCACGAAATAGATTAGAATGCCATTTTCCAAGAATGCTTTATTCCCGACCTCCACTTCAAGAATAAGAcctggggccggttgttcgaagcttgtttagcgctaaccattggttaggAATATCGAAACCTacacgtttctatggtagttaacaatGGTTGGCACTAACCAAGCTTCTCAAGCAACTCGGGCCTAGAGATGATATAAATTCTCagttcagtttcttttttcatttatggGACATGAATATAATTCTGACTTTAACTCAACTTTAACTCAAATATGCGCGAAATCTGCATAAAAAAgatcatgaatttttttacaaaagaagTTGATAATTCAGATTAGGGAATTCTTATATTAATTAATGCAACTTTGCGACGTAGAGTCGATAAGTCCATCACATGCCAATCGTACCTCTGCAAGAATACATCCTAACGACCACATGTCTATTTCAAGGCCAAAAGGAATTCCAAACATCACCTTAGagcaaacaaataacaattaGTTAATAACAAACGGAATGTGCAGTCAACACTGATttcgttaaaacaaaaaactgacaTAAATCACTGAAGAGAGAGagtttaatttctttgataGTGGGAGGATCTTCTACTCtggaaagaaacatttttgggtccaggaaataaaaatggccacaaaacgaaatttaaaaaataaacctgGTCATATATGAGAGTACAGAcaatgttgtggtttaaatttatccttggtttaatgttttttgaactggtttcagttatatttgccattgttccagattatggtaatgaaaacacgacaaaagaaaataaaaattgaaccagttttaaaaattttgcaccaaaacttaatttaaaccacaacaacaataacagtaTTATTTCTTATTGCCAATTGACATATGCTGTGAGCAGTTCTTAGAAGAATTAAAGTTAGCTTACCTCGGGCGCTCTATAAACCAAAGTCTGTAACTCGAAATCATCATAATAAAGTGAAACCTGAAatggaaatttcatttgtgaaGTAGATGATTTCGTTGCAAATTTGGCAACAACACACGTAGCTAGAGATTTTATTACCGTAAGGATATATAGGAGCATAACATGGAGCTAAAAGAACTTTAGGGGCTTTGTAAAGAAAGCCTACTGTTTTGGAATTCCTGGCGCTGTAAAATTCAAATGCGCTTCCTTTTTCTTCACACTCACCGACCAAGACTTTGCTCTTAAAGTGTACTATCCATAACTAgtaaaaatttactcgtagtctatcgtgaatccgtgaatctaaTTGGCTATATTACACGTAGActatttgttaattagtaaaatccaactagtggtctattatcaaggCTGCTTTCtaattggttgagctactagtaggctacatgttatagcccactagtagcgaaaaatGCCCACcatgtttgtaatgttttgttgGCCAGATAGGATTAAAATCTAGCTTTAACAAGCGTCATTGTCAagtgttttgtctcgatatttttttgaccaactagttggattttactgaaacaatcattcctctcgccctcaatgcctctgagtcaatagcccattgactcagagcccattcgggctcaaggaataaggaataattgttaaaaatgaACTTATTTTACAGTGTGTATTTGCTCTGACgaggggctaacgctcgaaacgtcagctttctaaatctttaaCGGTGGctattcaacctttatcaacttgtttgataaagccaaaattttgtttcacgTTCCCGccgacgcagtaccacagtttctttagaaacttgaAATCCATTGTCTTTACTATAGTTGCCTTACCTCTTGGTCAACACAATGAAGGGCATTTCCAAAGTCAACCACTTTGATATTTATATGTTCACCTGCATTTTAATAGTTTTAATTAACTCTTAACTTTCTGTTGTTTCAGTTATTTAGTTACAGCATGCACTACAAAGCagcaataaaacaaattaattagCCTGCTTTTAAGCGCTTCCGTTCGGTTTCAGAGCAAAGAAAGACCGAGGAATGGGATTCTCAGTTTTGACCGCgcgagaaatgaaacaagagccaaaaaatgaaagtggcccggggggagggggaggggaaggAAGGAAACCTTCCTTTCTTCCCCATCCCTCCTGGCTCTTTTACTTGCGCCATTTTTCGCGCGGTCTTTGACTCTTGTTCCTCGTTCTTTGTTCCTAAACCGCACAGAAACGCTTGCTAAGCAGGCTACAAATTAATCAGCATCTTTACTCAACTGGCATAATTCacagccaaaaaaattgttacttGGGCAGTTTTTTTGTCAGAGGCTTGAAGCAAATACTGACTTTAATGAATAAGGGCCACATCCAATTCACTTAATTTGGAGATTTTGTTTATGCAGATGCATCATTGAAAAAGAACTAATGTAAGTGCACCCTACATCAAACAGCGTTTTGGCAAGTTTAGTCtatttaggaaaaaaattctgaaaatatggtccgaggttctaagccaccAAACTTTGCAATTCTCTTGGTTTTCCTTACATTAAAatcatgttaaaagatcagcttttcaaaccGTGCACATTAAAAAGTCTGACAActggcccgaaaagttctcgggactctCGAGAAACAGGTCCCATACCCGATAAATAACGATGATGATGGTCATGAGAAAATGTGTTGACACCTATTAAAGGGTATTTACCCATTCTGATAACACCTTGTGTACCCTGCCTCTTAAACTGATCTGGAATGCTGCAACTTTGCGTTCATTTAAGAACTCATGATACATACATACCTCCTTGAATAAGAATGTTTTCAGGTTTTAAGTCTGCATGAATGACATTTTGCCTGAGGAATACAAGGAAGAGTTGAGTTTTTAGTTTTGAGTGACCACCAGAGTCAAAAAAGTAATGATGTCACAGTGAAACATTCCAAATGTTCTCTCTTCAATATCAGattataatttaatttgtgACTTAATATAATAGCAATCTGTTTATCAGTGTTTGTATTATGTCAGTCAAAAAAAGAAGAGCTGCTTTTAATTCCTACAGATGATGTATTTTTATTCCCAATGATTGTCACATCTTTAACCTTCATTCCTCCAACCCTTACCTCTTAAGGAATCCTAACACTTGCACAagctgcaaaaaaattataataattacggTAACACATAAAATGTATTCATGTACAAACACCAGTCACTAAAAAAGGTGTTAACAGCATACAGAATTCCCTGGTCAACAAAAGGAATATACTGTTGAAAATTCCAGAGACAATcttcaatttaaaaataccATCTAATGCTAAAATACAATGGCAATGGAACTTTTAAAAGAGGCTTACCTGTAGAGCTATTTTTCTGATAACTGACAACTTTTTGTCCTAAAACAGAACAACACACTTGTAAACACTCAAGTCACTCTTTGCCTGCAGCATAACATAATTAAGATCTACAggacaagcaaacaaaaagctCACAGTTTCTACATTAATATTACAAAGCAGAGTGAATAATGCTTAAGAGAGCCTGCTGTCAATGGAAACAACAAACTAATGCCATGCATTTCATTGAAAACAGAGATAAGACTGTATGCATTCCCCCAATCAAGTTAGGAGTCATTTCTAGATGTATCTAGAGCAGGGATTGAAATTGCGACTGATACAGTTGTAAAAATGACTATTTCCCTTTTGTGACTTAAAATTTCATGTTACAATAAGTCcccaaattaaaatgaatgcactttgtaaatgaaagaccaaatttttttccaggaaGTAAGTTAAAACATGTGACtaactttttccattttgtgaCTAAAATTTTGTGTCCAGTCATAAAATGCAATCTGCAAATTTTCCTAATTTCAAACCCTGCAGAGGCTGCTTGGTGAATAAATTGCAGCACTGAACGGTGACAATAGCAAATTTCACCTGACAGGAAAGCTATGTAGACGATACAGTAAAAAAAGTGATAAGACTGTTGAATCTCagctttcttttcactttgaaaagaatgacaTCAGTCTTGCAGTTGTCATTCTCATcaacagtaataatattttgattttagtccattctactgggcagaatttgttgcccagagggaaagggcacaacaggacttcaaggtcccttacaaggtgccccacctcacccaccTGCCATTTACATACGAAAGACaaccacagcaccgggatcaccctactattattattatctctcAGTTGCAATGCacgctgtgattggttgatttagcagTCCAATTTTATTCTAAAGTAAGGGCCACTCTTGAATTCATTagtttcatcattattttatggACACCTCCTATCAAAGTTTAAGGGCTGTGCTGTAAGTTACAGgagcttgtttttttcacttcaagttATGGTCTGAGTTTATGGTCTTGAACTTACTTCTAAAGAAATAGGTTGCAAATTATAAGATAATGATCAAATTAAGTAGAAATTAcatgttttgaaattaaatctATCACTCACACTGAAGAGGAATCATTAGCACTGATAATCTGTCATTTTTCAGTTCCAAAACACATAGGCTTGATTACTCTGATTGACTCACCTCATCTTTAAATTGACACCTCTGCAACAGACAGAGAGTATTGTCAGGTATTGAACACAAATTGGCCGATGGGTCTCATTACTGTTAAAAAGACTAATATACCTTAATTTACACTAAAGCAAACGTTTTGAGAGTAGCAACGAATCTGAAACATTTTAGTACGAATTTGTTTTGGTGTCTGCAAGCAAAACTTAAACAGTTATGAAATCtaagaatatattttttttatttattataatattctGCATCGTGTCCCAGAATGGTCTTATGGCAAAAATCTTTCTTTAAAATCCTTTCTGATGAAACACATATGTGCTTTTCAGTTCATTCTTCAAACCTTTCCCAAAAACTGACTACACTCAAAATAGGAAAGTAAAAGATAGAAAATCTTTCAAGATGGAGCATATTATTCACTATCAAACACAGAGTCACACTGAACATGTTGCCTAGCAAGGCATTgcaaaacagacaaaacaaGCCTCTATGGTATCTTCATcagaaatatttaacaattattccttgagcccGAGTGAGCTCTGAGTCAacagcccatgaggccgaaggcctgattggctattgactcagaggccatgagggcgagaggaatagtATTGTTGTTTCagtaaaatccagctagttggtcaaaaaagtatcaagacaaaacatcttgagcttgttaaagctagactttaatccttttttgccggcaaaacattacaaacatggcgggctctttttgctactagtgagctataacatatagcctagtagtagctcaaccaatcagaatgcagcattgataatagaccactagatATATTTTACTAAATTATACAAATAGAAAAGGGCTATAATAGCCAGATTCCACCACCAGTTTGCCCAATACCTAAAATGAACTATCACCTAATTTACAGAAACCAAAAACTAAGCTGCCAATAATATTGTCCTTACCTGAAAATACTGATGAAGTGGCCTGGAGGACACAAGTTCAAACACCAAGCAGTAATGATCTTCAAAGGTGAATGTGTTCTATAAATTAaccattaatattattattacaacttTGACACCTTTGAGAATATATCAGATGAATTTTGCCAGGAAAAGCTCTCCATATTAAAATTTTGGGGGTTTTCAAGTTATATATAGCAGCTAAACTTGAAATTGTCGGccaattttttcaagtttcaatccttttctttccttgtcaTCATGAGCTATACATTATTTATggcaaaaattgaatttagtTTACCTAGTCTAACaaagttttcatttcaagAAACTTAAATTCCACTGATTTtataaagcatttcaaacTCAGTCCACAGGAGTTCCACTCAAATGGTGTAGTTTGCATTGCATGCCCATGTAAATTCTTACATTGACTGTTTGCAGGAATCACCCAATCTCAGGGGAATTTAACCCTGTGACCTAATTGGCCAGATTAATGAGTAAATGTAAAGCCACTTACAAACAACTGAATTGTCCGTGACACCTTCAGCACATCTGCTGCATTCAGCTTCCTAACACATTCTGCCTCCTGTAAAGCGAACAGCACTAGCTGAACTACACAAAGTTTGGTAGTAATTCTTTAACCTCAGAAACATTTCTAGGGTAATAAACACCTTGAAGCTAGGATTCCCAAATTATGCCCCCTTTTTTTCCTCACTACACCTGTTtattcaacatttcatttgccAACTTCTTTGAGGGAGAAGAAATTCTCACATGATTAAAaactaataatgataataatcactttatttaagtcttaGAGGATGCAGCCAAGCATAATTGCTTAATACTACttgaggagactacaaatAAAACTGAgtaacaacaaatcaaatctttgGTTTtaggtgagaggggaaaaccgtgGAACCTAATGAAAAACTTCTCAGAGCAGAGCTGGAGAACCAAAAAACTCAACCCACGCATGGCATTGAGGATAGAATCAAACTCCGACCACATTTGTGCAAGGCAAGTGCTCTTACCATTGCACCAACCCTGCTCTAAAGAGATGAATAATGATCACTTCTCTCTTGGGAAAAGTCTCAGGATAAATAGAGACATGAAATGTACATGTAACAGCCAGCTACAATCAGAATTTTCACAAGGGATAAATAGAGTATACTAGCACTGTGCATGTAATTTTTCCCGCAACACAAATGAGTTGGACCATTTTGTCACTTAAGCCCTTTTAATCCTACAATATATACCAGTAGTTATTTTCAAGACCTGAGCTCCTAGATAAGAGTTATTGAGGTTCATAACTTTGACAGCAACTGGTCTCTTGTCAGGGTGAAAGGTATCCTGTTGAAAACAGAATGATCATTTACTGTAACAATTGTTATAGCTGGAATTCTAGTTGTCTGCATAGATGAAGGCTGAACACTCAAATGTCAGCTTCATAATACTTTTCTGGTGATAAATTAACTCTTATTAACTCCTTTGATGCCCCATTTATTATCAAGTTTTACTTCCCTGACAACTCAGCACAATGATTTCTGTACAAACTATAAAGCCCATATTTTCATCTTTTACCTACGTATTGCACACATCTTTTTCGTATTCTTAGCAACACAACACAATGGCCAGACAACGTcatttcaaagtaaaaaatgtCTCTCCAGTCCATGACTTAGAAGATTAACCAAATTATcaattgataattattattaacagcTTTGTTTTCACCTGTACAGCAATCAAGATTGAAGATTGTCCCTGGCCAAGAACCTGCATAAATTTGTAACGACCAGCGAGCAAGGGAACTGCAAAGTCATATCAATgaaaaatcaatattattaattattattaatcatgTAGTGAGGCTGGtgtatataataatattattatacacACATCAGTATCAATATCTAGTTGGGCAAGATAAAATAGGTAACCTTCCattgaaaaaagacaaacagagAAAGGAGgtccaaaaaaattattttctatcCTACTTTTACTACCAACTTACAACAAAAAAGGGTAAAAAGACTGAGCTCCTTTTCAGTGGCAGGAATAAAAAGATTAAACTGTGGTGTTATTGACAAATTATGCATTGGAAGATGACATGTGAAGCCTGTACCTCCCACCAATGAGCCACATGCAGTTGAAGACACCTATTATTTTGACAAAgattgtcaagaaaaaaaatgaaacccgTGCATCACTGAATACCATGTTTATCAAGATGAATGAAAGCCATTGATTGGAGAAAAACTTGTTGCTGGACAAGGGATGTGATAATTCTGTGGACAAAATTTGTGGTTCAAGTAAGGCGATGATGGAGGGTGACACTTGGCTTGCAAGTTCTTGCAGATCTTTTACAAGATGGAAAGATATCTGTCTAATTTACCAACTGCAGATGACATTACAAGACACTTGCAAATGGAGGTctctattaataataattattattaaatttttattccaaTTATTGCAATGCGGTTTCTCAcgtaaagcaaaaaacaaatgctTCAAAGAACTGCTAAAAGGGGCCAGACTCACCTCCCCTGAAACCATACATTCATTAACTCCGAAAAGAGATGGTCTCATAAATAAGCTTGTACTTCCCAATTTAAGACCCAAATTCTGACCAAAAAGGAGTGGCTTATAAATTATACATGAGTGTTTATACAGACTGAGTACTTCTAAAACATAcctacaaaaacaacaaaacaactttattaaCCTGGATAGCAAGGTTGAAATTTTCCATCCTGATCAGTCTGAGCCCCTGGAACTATGGAACAAGTAGAATATACTAATTTTACAACAATAGGCcgattttgatattttaaaattcagctgtaaacaatagacctcagcaCGAGGCTCCGGGGAATAAAATACAGTGCTTGAGGGGTTTATTCCCTGGAGCCTCGtgctgaggtctattgtttacggctgaattttaaaatatcgaaattggcctattattattattgttgctcCACAGGATGTATCCAATTAcataaatgtaaataataCTTAACAAAAAGCAGGTTAGTTAGTAGGCAACTCAAATATATACAGCAGGTGTAGACTTTTTAACTACAATTACAATAATCTATCCACAATGTTAACTCTACTGTGTTTTTAACCCGAGGTATATAACCAAAAGTACGGCTCTTACCATGTCTTTGATGAGGGGGCTTCTCTTTGTTTCTAAGGCGCTTATATAGTACTTTCACTCCCCCAGACAACTGAGTTGCTACAAACCTTTTGGGAGGAGACACTCTTCTTTGGAAATGTTCATTTTCCCTGCAATTCAAAGAAACCCTGctgtaaaaattattattttcacttaGATTAAGAATGAActgaatttaaaataattttattacacagACAGGAGTAAACATCAATGTCTGACTTTACTTCAGGGCTGCAAAATCCATGTCTGAATGAGAATCAGTGTAAGTGAAAATCTCAAGATCTTTTACTTCAGTCACCATAAAGTAAGAAAGTCAaggcaaattcaaagtttaaagagcaatgaaaacaatactTCACTGAGAGGCActctttcttcaaatttcaatcaaaTCACTGTTATGGAAGACCAATATCAACTGACACTAGCAACCTAGCCATGCTGCTCCTTTGATGCAAAGGCTGAGAGCCTTACAATCAGGGACATTTCAGGAAACTACCACTTTCTTAGGCACGTAAGTCccaaaaaaacatctttacataaataatgaccCCCTCTCCCCCTTAGCAATGTTGAAACATGCTTTGTGGACACTATCACATGACTGCAACATTGATAAGGAggtgagggggggggggggggggtgaaaTATAGTGAGAGGGGACCAGAGAATTCAAGCCTGGAACAGAAATGTCTCTTTTAAGGGAGTGTCTCATGTAGTTTTGTCTCTGATTGGAAGTTTGATACATGGTTTCCGACCTCAGCCTTTTCATGTTTAAAGACTACACAGAAAGTGGAGTAATGGCAATTAAATTCCACCCTCTATAAATTTCACAACACTATCACCGACTCTAGTTTGCATGGGATACAGGCcctgaaaaaaatcttttcaccgatgtttgtttgtcttcgttttttcttttattggggggggggggggggaggcgGGTGTTTATGCAGGACAACCTCCTCTACATAAGTACATATAAATGTACCCCTTTAAGTCaacaatgaaattattttcccaCCAAACTTTGCAACACCAGGTACAGGTCACCAACTACCCTCCACTCAGCTGTATCACAATTGAGTTCCATCGTGCACGAGAGTAAATGACCCCTTTCAAGCAGAAGCATATAAGTTCCGCTTCAGTATCGATCCAAAATACACTCGCAAGTTGGCACTTGCGGAGTTTAATTGGGAACTGCCTTTGTACAATTTGTGCAAAGGCGAACGATCTGTCACACTGGTTGGACGCATCTTCCAAATCAACACATTCTAGAATATAATCATCAATCGATTCATGACAATTTTGCTATCATTAAAAGCTCTTGCGCGAAATGACGCATAATTACAACACGACAACAAGGATAGCTGAGTAAATGAAAGGATGTTAGTACCTTCGATACCCTTGAAATGCATGTGAAAAGGCTCCATTCGATCTCAATAATTCCATACTGCACTTGCTCATCCAAATCGCGCGCTACAAATAAAAAAGCCCAAATAAAAGACGATCCCCAGCCGGCAGCTCTGAGCTCTCTCACTGACTTGCAACGCAACTACTGTCACTACCCCACAAAGGATGTTTCAGAAAAACCAAAGATGGCATCCGCGATGTCAACATCAAGTCGTAAGTCGGCTCCAGCAAGACAACGTCCGTCGGACGTCTTGAATCCAAAAACAATTGATCCTGTAAGTGAAAGTGTGtagtttatttttcacttttcgcTTATTGATTTCAGGATTCGCCTTTATCATGCGAAGGGTTTTTTGTCCGGTTATTCAGATTATATGTAGGCatattataaatattatttaacaGCATGCCTGTATACTTTTTTTTGCCCACTTTAGTTCAATGCCAAGAAACCGAAGTCGTCATTTGCTGCAAGTTATACGAATGGAGGTGTACCTTGTCGGTAAGTACGTTGGctgcaaaattaatggaaaGTTTGCATTTGATCTGTTTAATTAATTGCCAGGAGTTACATTGAGCTGAGAATCAATTGAGAAAAAGTTGTGTCATTATTGCATCAGAAATGTCCTTGAGCATGGTTATTCTTCGCAGGTGGCAATATATTTATAAACATACTGCATGGAATATGTATTTACTCATTAAAATTATGTTATTTTAAGGTGAATGAATTATAAGTTCATAAATTAATTATCTCAAACTTCATGGGTGCCCCTAAATGACTTTTGGTTTtggatacaaaaaaaaaaaaaatacccacTCTTTTTACTAAATACAAACAACCCGCAATGTAACAGTGATCATGTTTGCGTGAATTTTTCATTATATGGGGTATAATGTTAATGGAAGTAACT contains:
- the LOC141873443 gene encoding dual specificity tyrosine-phosphorylation-regulated kinase 2-like isoform X3, giving the protein MSKCSMELLRSNGAFSHAFQGYRRENEHFQRRVSPPKRFVATQLSGGVKVLYKRLRNKEKPPHQRHVPGAQTDQDGKFQPCYPVPLLAGRYKFMQVLGQGQSSILIAVQDTFHPDKRPVAVKVMNLNNSYLGAQEAECVRKLNAADVLKVSRTIQLFNTFTFEDHYCLVFELVSSRPLHQYFQRCQFKDEDKKLSVIRKIALQLVQVLGFLKRQNVIHADLKPENILIQGGEHINIKVVDFGNALHCVDQEVSLYYDDFELQTLVYRAPEVMFGIPFGLEIDMWSLGCILAELYIGECLFLGKTKKQVLKEVTTVFGPFPKNPFQSGKFIHDFLEFVGQNSESNKSLCVTNMMKKLLNSRNYAFSSFLVGLLQYNPNERLTPFQAAMHQFLAPEFPFRYLLSQQGCETEEVASSYSEVLLPSDQYLYKPVNVGGIEPLKREDLCCKPEKPLKTTQSLPIHIKCNCCPELDFAHHSAKDFKHGMSQDGMLCKGDNLKIKNDGHISRTDEMASTNLNTVSYKGDDTVKSLNFKDHRRWFFKEVILQENIPTVKIGTKIALEGHSNVLDDQTCSAARIRGYQKKSISTKDEINDLSPELKYRKRVGPEREKRHFLSLDTECPERKKLQLESNDPMLHSKERTSPSHGYQEDVVMLL
- the LOC141873443 gene encoding dual specificity tyrosine-phosphorylation-regulated kinase 2-like isoform X5, which gives rise to MSKCSMELLRSNGAFSHAFQGYRRENEHFQRRVSPPKRFVATQLSGGVKVLYKRLRNKEKPPHQRHVPGAQTDQDGKFQPCYPVPLLAGRYKFMQVLGQGQSSILIAVQDTFHPDKRPVAVKVMNLNNSYLGAQEAECVRKLNAADVLKVSRTIQLFNTFTFEDHYCLVFELVSSRPLHQYFQRCQFKDEDKKLSVIRKIALQLVQVLGFLKRQNVIHADLKPENILIQGGEHINIKVVDFGNALHCVDQEVSLYYDDFELQTLVYRAPEVMFGIPFGLEIDMWSLGCILAELYIGECLFLGKTKKQVLKEVTTVFGPFPKNPFQSGKFIHDFLEFVGQNSESNKSLCVTNMMKKLLNSRNYAFSSFLVGLLQYNPNERLTPFQAAMHQFLAPEFPFRYLLSQQGCETEEVASSYSEVLLPSDQYLYKPVNVGGIEPLKREDLCCKPEKPLKTTQSLPIHIKCNCCPELDFAHHSAKDFKHGMSQDGMLCKGDNLKIKNDGHISRTDEMASTNLNTVSYKGDDTVKSLNFKDHRRWFFKEVILQENIPTVKIVAARIQRSNASQQGKNKPISWISRGCKTCSCNYSSDESEW
- the LOC141873443 gene encoding dual specificity tyrosine-phosphorylation-regulated kinase 2-like isoform X4 — protein: MSKCSMELLRSNGAFSHAFQGYRRENEHFQRRVSPPKRFVATQLSGGVKVLYKRLRNKEKPPHQRHVPGAQTDQDGKFQPCYPVPLLAGRYKFMQVLGQGQSSILIAVQDTFHPDKRPVAVKVMNLNNSYLGAQEAECVRKLNAADVLKVSRTIQLFNTFTFEDHYCLVFELVSSRPLHQYFQRCQFKDEDKKLSVIRKIALQLVQVLGFLKRQNVIHADLKPENILIQGGEHINIKVVDFGNALHCVDQEVSLYYDDFELQTLVYRAPEVMFGIPFGLEIDMWSLGCILAELYIGECLFLGKTKKQVLKEVTTVFGPFPKNPFQSGKFIHDFLEFVGQNSESNKSLCVTNMMKKLLNSRNYAFSSFLVGLLQYNPNERLTPFQAAMHQFLAPEFPFRYLLSQQGCETEEVASSYSEVLLPSDQYLYKPVNVGGIEPLKREDLCCKPEKPLKTTQSLPIHIKCNCCPELDFAHHSAKDFKHGMSQDGMLCKGDNLKIKNDGHISRTDEMASTNLNTVSYKGDDTVKSLNFKDHRRWFFKEVILQENIPTVKIVAARIQRSNASQQGKNKPISWISRGCGDVALILILGSWSNFYLCRRSQETAVLEMKFDCK
- the LOC141873443 gene encoding dual specificity tyrosine-phosphorylation-regulated kinase 2-like isoform X2, yielding MEPFHMHFKGIEGKMNISKEECLLPKVPGAQTDQDGKFQPCYPVPLLAGRYKFMQVLGQGQSSILIAVQDTFHPDKRPVAVKVMNLNNSYLGAQEAECVRKLNAADVLKVSRTIQLFNTFTFEDHYCLVFELVSSRPLHQYFQRCQFKDEDKKLSVIRKIALQLVQVLGFLKRQNVIHADLKPENILIQGGEHINIKVVDFGNALHCVDQEVSLYYDDFELQTLVYRAPEVMFGIPFGLEIDMWSLGCILAELYIGECLFLGKTKKQVLKEVTTVFGPFPKNPFQSGKFIHDFLEFVGQNSESNKSLCVTNMMKKLLNSRNYAFSSFLVGLLQYNPNERLTPFQAAMHQFLAPEFPFRYLLSQQGCETEEVASSYSEVLLPSDQYLYKPVNVGGIEPLKREDLCCKPEKPLKTTQSLPIHIKCNCCPELDFAHHSAKDFKHGMSQDGMLCKGDNLKIKNDGHISRTDEMASTNLNTVSYKGDDTVKSLNFKDHRRWFFKEVILQENIPTVKIGTKIALEGHSNVLDDQTCSAARIRGYQKKSISTKDEINDLSPELKYRKRVGPEREKRHFLSLDTECPERKKLQLESNDPMLHSKERTSPSHGYQEDVRHVPVIIHPTSQSGDVALILILGSWSNFYLCRRSQETAVLEMKFDCK